A genomic segment from Gemmatimonadota bacterium encodes:
- a CDS encoding M14 family metallopeptidase: PRGHASRAPVDDIPANARYHLRALPPYLFLQSTVLEVKMRACFAPVRGVRLPVALFLFASLTSTASAQWRDHRALSAALTALAQEHASRASLVTVATSPGGRSIQALRIGSGGNVATRPALLVVANAYGPHLVGSEIAFTAAQRLLQGYGRDSAATRLLNGTTLWFVPRLNPDAAEGLLGALKWERVGNGTAFDDDRDQKVDEDGPDDLDGNGVITMMRVEDPNGEWLADSLEPGLLRRADPAKGEVGKYRLIGVEGKDDDGDTRYNEDAVGGTDINRNFAYNYAHHGTNAGLFSFSAIETRSFADFLIDHPEIAAVYVLGPQDNLLTPWTNRPSMGIADPQGNRSPEGTSAGGQLNSILKADEATFADASRRFQKTTGLSKGPAGAASAGDVLSFLYYDFGRWAFGSRAWWVPEAPRDTAGRGRAGAAAGTDGLSDDRNALRWFRANRIDAFVPWGKVTLAGESRATEVGGFKPGALLNPPVGEQFDSTMARHERFIVELAGMLPRIALRDVKLEAVGEGVWRVSADVANDGALPTSTALGARLRNPRGMRVDLDVKGNTILSGQKVQILAPIAGGGRSTRLEWTVAAPRGAALLLTAGSPVTGTVSQTITLR; encoded by the coding sequence GTCCGCGAGGCCACGCCTCGCGGGCGCCAGTGGATGACATCCCCGCAAATGCCCGTTATCATCTGCGGGCTCTCCCACCGTACCTGTTCCTCCAATCGACCGTCCTCGAGGTGAAGATGCGCGCGTGCTTCGCGCCGGTTCGAGGAGTGCGCCTGCCGGTGGCGCTCTTCCTGTTCGCGTCCCTGACGTCCACCGCGTCGGCCCAGTGGCGCGATCATCGCGCCCTCAGTGCGGCACTCACGGCCCTGGCCCAGGAGCATGCGAGCCGGGCCTCACTGGTCACGGTGGCGACTTCGCCCGGCGGCCGGTCGATCCAGGCACTTCGGATCGGTTCGGGAGGCAATGTGGCGACTCGCCCGGCGCTGCTGGTGGTGGCCAATGCCTATGGCCCGCACCTGGTCGGTTCCGAGATCGCGTTCACGGCGGCGCAACGGCTGCTGCAAGGCTACGGTCGTGACTCTGCCGCCACCCGACTGCTGAACGGTACCACGCTCTGGTTCGTCCCCCGGCTCAACCCCGATGCCGCCGAAGGGCTGCTTGGCGCTCTCAAGTGGGAACGGGTCGGCAACGGGACCGCCTTCGACGACGATCGCGACCAGAAGGTCGACGAGGACGGCCCGGACGACCTCGACGGCAATGGCGTCATCACGATGATGCGGGTCGAGGATCCCAACGGCGAGTGGCTCGCGGATTCACTGGAGCCGGGGCTGCTGCGGCGCGCCGACCCGGCCAAGGGTGAGGTCGGCAAGTATCGCCTCATCGGCGTCGAGGGAAAGGATGACGACGGCGACACGCGCTATAACGAAGACGCGGTGGGTGGCACCGATATCAATCGCAATTTTGCCTACAACTATGCCCACCACGGTACCAATGCCGGGCTCTTCTCGTTCTCGGCGATCGAGACGCGCTCCTTTGCCGATTTCCTGATCGACCATCCGGAGATCGCGGCGGTGTACGTGCTGGGGCCGCAGGACAACCTGCTGACGCCGTGGACCAATCGGCCGTCGATGGGGATCGCGGACCCGCAAGGGAATCGTTCGCCCGAGGGAACCAGCGCGGGTGGCCAGCTCAACTCGATCCTCAAGGCGGATGAGGCGACCTTCGCTGACGCTTCACGCCGCTTCCAGAAGACCACCGGACTCAGCAAGGGGCCGGCGGGTGCAGCGAGCGCGGGCGACGTGCTCTCGTTCCTCTACTACGATTTCGGTCGCTGGGCGTTCGGCTCGCGGGCGTGGTGGGTGCCCGAGGCGCCGCGCGATACCGCTGGGCGTGGCAGGGCAGGCGCAGCTGCGGGGACCGACGGGCTCAGCGACGACCGCAATGCGTTGCGCTGGTTTCGCGCCAATCGGATCGACGCTTTCGTGCCGTGGGGCAAGGTGACACTTGCGGGCGAATCGCGCGCTACCGAAGTCGGCGGCTTCAAGCCGGGTGCGCTGCTCAATCCGCCTGTTGGTGAACAGTTCGACTCCACCATGGCGCGCCACGAGCGCTTCATCGTCGAACTGGCCGGGATGCTGCCTCGCATTGCCCTGCGCGACGTGAAACTCGAGGCGGTGGGTGAAGGCGTCTGGCGCGTCTCCGCCGATGTCGCCAACGATGGCGCGTTGCCGACGAGCACCGCTCTCGGCGCGCGGCTGCGGAATCCTCGCGGGATGCGTGTCGACCTCGATGTGAAGGGGAACACGATTCTCAGCGGCCAGAAGGTCCAGATCCTCGCACCCATTGCTGGGGGCGGGCGCTCGACCCGACTCGAATGGACCGTCGCGGCTCCTCGCGGCGCCGCCTTGTTGCTCACTGCTGGTTCGCCGGTGACGGGAACCGTGTCTCAGACCATCACGCTCCGGTGA